ACCATGTAAACTTGttgaaaccgtggaaagatagggagacctgtaTGGACAACAGTCCCCAATCGAGTTTTCTGGTGGTAGAGTTTCCAGTGCCGCGGTCTGATAcgagggaagcagttgccacagtaaagattACTGACAACCTTTTCTCTAAACAGACTGAGGAGGCCAGGGAGTATGTCAGCAGAAACACGGATGTGTTTttggacctccctggacacacttctGGCATCTGACATGATATCGTCACTGAACCTCAGGCCAgaatccggttgaaaccataccgggtacttGAGTcacggcgacaagccatctcggaagaagtgcagctgatgttacagctaggtgtcatcgaggagttaaaaagtgaatgggccagtccgatagtcttaaacCCAAGCCGGACGGAACATTAcgattctgtaacgacttccacAAACTTAATAAGgtttccaagtttgacgcatatcccatgccccgagtgaatgagcttattgaaaagttaggccaagcccggtatttttctgtgttggacctcaccaaagggtactggcaggtacccttgacggaggctgccaaggaaaaaacggctttcatcacaccagaggggctgtaacagtacaaggtattaccctttggtctacatggcgctcccgccacgtttcaaagggtAATGGCCATTGTACTTCGTCCATATCGttggtacgcttcggcgtacctggactaAATCGTTATTCACAGCACCGactaggaaagttgcctacctaaagtacaggctgtagtggactctctTAGAAAGGCTGGCttgaccgctaacccaaaaaagtgcgcgatagggttagaagagaccaagtacctggggtatgtaattggacgctgaatgatcaaacctcaggtgaacaaaattgaggcaattcggaattggccctgacctgtcactactcggcaagaaaagtcgttcctgggaatggtgggatactatatgaagtttgtcccccactttgccactatggctgcaccattgacaggccttttgaagggacgcaagtcagtgacagtccactggaatgagcaggcggaaaaggctttttccgctttgaagtcggccctctGTGGGTTTCCGGTTTTGGTGACGTCCAACTTcagaagggagtttatagtacagaccgatgcctctgaggtgggtcttggtgctgtactgtctcaggaggtCAACGGGGAgtagcatcccattgtcttcctcagccggttagcttaccccagccgagaataggtatagtatagtggagagagagtgcctggctatcaagtgggcactcgagtctctccactattatttgttGGGAAGAAAGTTtcgtctggtgactgaccactggatgagccaggccaaggacagaaatgcctgcGTCACCCGGTGGTTTCTGTCTTTGCCAAATTTCtaattttcggtggaacacagggcaggccggttactagGAAACGCGGATACCTTGTCCCGGTTACACTATTTAatgtgtgtccaccccctcagggttgaacaaatgggagaggtatgtaggaaggaacaaggggcaaTCATTGATGGTTGGTACgtatcaccgaggttcctggactcggtgaggtaaaagccatttcttttcctgaagtgtcattattgcttcgcagtctgacacttcaactgtttagtatggctgtaaagccgatctaggagggacggctcttactgggagcagccaaagtgctgggtgggtggatactccccacgttccaggccgggtcttgggaggcttataaaaGCAGTCACCATTAATCAGgtggggtggattatcctccatctcacagtgaagctgtggagtctctgtggtttgggatCTAAAGTtgtgtgccgtgcaaaagggctgagagtagagatggccttgcggttcgcccggcagtcgttttgcggcgaactttgcccgttcgcgattcgccaaacattcgaccatatggcgatattcgtgcccgccatattcttttacattgtgaagaactttgacccatgacacatccatcaggtggtactggccaattgagacattttagcacatggacacacccccacccgagcttgcagacattttacatttagtcttttgccagtgtagggagaggttgctgtgtggagcagggacagactgttagggacaccaaacgctagctaatagggccacaaaagtcattttaagggttggtataggtgtgctatcgataggtatgacttactgaggggtgtaatatacagtcctgatcaaaagtttaagaccacttgaaaaattgcaaaatcgctgctgaggtgggacgcagtaagacagtcatttggaatttcttaaatgagggttatggaacaaaaaattaaagtggaagaccccaaaaaatttcaccagcactgagccggaggatccaattggctgtccgtcaagacactggatgatcctcgacccaaattaaggaccttactggtgctgactgcagccccataacaatcagacggcatctgagacttaatggcttcaaaaacaaaaaacatcttcaaagaccttgtctccttgaacgccacagaactgctcgtttggactttgcaagagagcaccataCATggaacattcaaaggtggaaggttttattctctgatgagaaaaaatgtaatcttgatggtcctgatggttttcaacgttactggcatgacaagcagatcccacctgagatgttttctacgcgccacagtggagggggcaccataatggtttggggtgctttttccttcagtggaacaatggagcttcaggaagtgcaggggcgtcaaacggccgctggctatgtccagatgttgcagagagcattcctcatgactgagggcccttgtctgtgtggtaacaactgggtttttcaacaggacaacgctacagtacacaatgcccgcaagacaagggacttcttccaggagaataacatcacccttttggcccatcctgcgtgttcccctgatctaaatccataTGAGAACCTTTggagatggatggcaagggaagtttacaaaaatgaacaacagttccagacagtagatggccttcgtgcagtcgtcttcaccacttggagaaatgttcccactcacctcatggaaacacttgcatcaagcatgccaaaacaaaatcaagtgatcaacaataacagcggggctactcattactgagttcatgtttggaagttggatttctgttttggggggggtttagttttttttggaggtgtggtcctaaacttttgatcagctgaaaaatagcctgtttcagtttattcgttgttttcattaaattgaatgctcaaaaaatgttttgtctcactcccatttcttcttgttgcatgttgaagctctacttggaaccttggtaagatccagccatgctaaatatgattttttgccatttttcaagtggtcttaaacttttgatcaggactgtacttataatataatactttctaacatagatagtatattatagtgcaattgtattgtgcagcagttgtgtacagttctgctgcgatactgcagccacacagagtgccaaacgctaatggaacaaataatttctactggtgtgatttaccagttgccccccccccaaaaaaaaactgattgaggcaggggtgttatataccaattatatactttctatatagtgcagttaggtagtgcagcattggtttgcggttttgctgcgttacctctgctacacagagtgacaaacgctattggaacaaataatttctattggtatgatttaccagttgccccccaaaaaaactgagtgaggcaggggtgtgagatacctttttccacaaatactgcccttctatagggacttttgtcacagggtcatgttgaAAAGGACAGGCGCCTATTTTACACATGCGCATacgcgaaaattacattgccaatattttgcattgaaaaaaataatgaatggagatcgcaaattcaaataatacatctggtatgtcactgtccatgttgtgggactatttgtgcacttctagtaattatttggtggctacaaatatgacctgaaggtttttcaggtttgcctgccattcaagtctaggggcgaaccgtcccggctaatgttcgtccatcactagagacacatgctggaaaacaggcccctaaagcctgatgAGAAACTGACAACAAGGTGaatgtttgtgttctgtggactttccatggtgtgaacaaacaccaagactgcaaactgttattttgttttgctttggtctcatgcacacgaccattgttgtggtccgcatccgagccgcattttttgcggctcgggtgcggccccattgaagtgaatgctgaaatgtgctgtccgcatccgttgctccattccgtagccccgcaaaaaaaaaatctgttttgccgacaagaataggcatttctacaatgtgcCGCCCGTtacgttccacaaattgcggaaggcacaggggcggcatctgttttttgcagatccgcagtttgtagaccacaaaaaacggcacggtcgtgtgcgtgaggcctttcTGTGTGAATGAACAgtgaactatttaagttaaagactttgtgattgcctctatactgcttccgctaacctgcctaccagagccaaACCCCACAATAGCAAGTCCATTCTTACAGGTGATGAAAATAATAAAGTCATGCTACTGTATGTTAGTGCTATAGTACATCAGGCTAGCTCTTATGCCGAATGCTACATACAtctctacattatatatacagaataagcttttccaaaagaaaaataatgttgaATTTCTATGACAGTTTTACTAATGTCATTGCAGAAAAGACCTGTGGAGGAACTCTTAAGGAGGCCAATGGTCTTGTATCGAACATGTTTTATGACCCTCCTAATAACTGGTGTACGTGGGTCATCGAAGCCGTCCCATCTGGTTTTGTGGAGCTGCGTTTCAACTATGTAAAGTAAGTACTTAATATTATCTAGTGTATGTTGTGTCATTATGAATTATTATGTGATGTATTTAATTAATTTTCTGCTTAATGTCCAAACAGGATGGGAAATCCACCAACGTGTGCTTTTGGCTCTATTACAATCTATAATGGGTTTCGAGACGATGCAAACATTCTTGGGCGGATCTGCAAGAACACAGATAAAGTTTTTTACAGTTCCTCTAATATAATGATCCTTGAGTATTTTAGCGACGACCTTAACTATGGAGATAGCTTTGAAGCTCAATATTACACGCATGTGGCTGAAGCCCGTTAAGCTTATGTTAATCACAAGTATTTTCTCCTGAAAACACAATTCTAATCACCGTTATCTAACAGCAGATTTATGTACACTGATCATTAAAAGGGTGGTCCATCTTAGACATTTTTgtcatatcactagaatatgccaccaatgtaactTAGGTATGGCTCCCACTGGGACCCACTTCTATGTCCATAACAGGGCCCCTGAAGCGAAAGGAGAGCAGCTGTGAAAGTGCAGCCATGCTCCACTGACTGCTATGGGAGTCcccaaaatagccgagcgctagcATGTCAATATCTGGTAGTATCTGTGCTTGGATGGCTTGCTCTACATCCAGCAAAATGAGACTCCTGATGAGTGCGCTCATGTCgggggccccgttctggagataggaccaactatctgacatttgtggcaaatcctagcaatatgccataaatgtccaagatgggaaaatCACTTAATAAATTAACATTAATAAATGTAACAGTAACAGAATAAAATCAGAAGACATATATTTCTTATAATATATGTCTTCTGATTTTATTCTGTTACTATATCTCAGTGTTCAAAAGGTATCAGCCAAATGAGACTCTCAATGGATGACACACTGGAGACAATGATCTTGCTAAAAGTTTTATTTTGCAAATGGAAGAGATAGGGCAATGACATttaaaaagaacctgtcaccattAAAAGGTCAGGAGACTACAGACAGCACgttatagagtaggaggagctgagcagattgatatatatttttaaggaaaaagatttagtaaaacttgcaATGTCATTATTTAAACTTCTGCTCCTACTGGGATTTGGAATCATGTCAGTGGTCCTTAGCGCTGAGTGACAAACATCTCTGTATGACTGTGTATAAAGAGAAGGCTGTCCATCATTGATAGGACCTCCCATGTGACTTCTCAGtattgttgagcgaatcgaactccacaaagtggaatttgatccgaatttcagggaaatttCGATTCGCCGTGAAGCTGAACTTCTTCATGCTTCGTGGTCGCGAATCggttttccctgaatggcggtaaaaaagaaagaacaaaatatgcttacctcatccgtttgagtacgaagagccggccgctgccatcttgatatAGTTTAAAGTAACACTAAACATGACAAATacccaaaacaataaaaaattcaataaaaaaaaacctggagCTACCACCATGAAACTTCTCCTATTATTTGGCACTTTTTTGTCTCATAGTTAAAACtgataaatatataaagaaatcccTGTGTCCCAGGAGCATAGCCATATcgcctcctcctcactgtcctaTGTCTagctgtaagacaactggctggaGCAGGAGCCTAGAAAGCAAGCTGTCCCCCGCCACCCTTTCTACAGTAGGACAAAAATATAATTAAGGTCCATCTCCCTGACTAAGCTGACCCCTCAATACATCTCTGCTGAAGGTAAGTTGATTATTGCTACTTGATACTCCTACCCAGCTCACTGTGTAAGTACTTGTGGCAAATAGTGAGAGTGGGAGAGAAGGGGCAGCATAAAAACGCTATCCCAGGGGGCAGCCGCACTGCCTTTTCATGTCCCATTAGAGATTGGCACATCTAGTAGGAAGTTAAAAGGCAAAAAGCTGTTACCTATTCCTGATACTATACAACTAGAAATGTGCAGATGTCCTTTTAATGAATGTGGCTGGCATCTATACTAAACATACCCTAGAATATAATAGCTTTCATTATTACAGAAGAAGGGACTTCAACGTGATCTGAAAAGGAAACACTTCTCCAAAACTACTAACTGCACCTGAAATCTTGAATCCAATCCAAACTTATATAATGAGAACTGTAGAGATCGAAACCATGATAACAGTAATTGTGCAATAAATCCACTGTGATACAAAGCTCTGAAGAACGACATAACCTACCCGTGCCTAAATACATAGTTACTATTTACATATCAGTCATCCGTGATCCAGCGGTGGATTAACTGTTACTGTGCCATAGGAACCGGGCTGTTCAAAAAACTTGAAAACCTCCCTCCATATGTCTTTTTATTCTGGTTAAATATTAACGGGTAAGTGACCATCCATGCTTGTTTTTACGATGGTCACTTATGGGCTTTAGGCCTgcatacacacttttttttggcagTTCAGGTGTTGCCCAGCACAGGTGTCCTGCTTCAGGTGGAGCATGTGTCCATCAGTCTAGTGACAGCTGAGCACCTGCTCTAATGGCCAGGATGGAAGAAACCTCAGATCCTAACTGTTTAATGCCttagattagtgttgagcgaagcatttgaagcggaattcggtccgaagttAAGAAAACCTTTGATTCGCaaagaagccaaatttccttgctcTGCAGTTTCATGTTATGTTCATGTCATGTCCAATAGCGGCCAAGGCATCTAAGTGGCTTAAGAGAGGGGGCTCCATCTGTCACACATTGGAACCCCGCAAATGTGATAATGCGGTGCTAATGCCTTTACATAGCAGCCGAGGTCTAATTAAGGCCCCTAGGTCTGCCTCCTGCAAATACCtaaaaggcctcttgcacgcgaaggttgtgcatccgttccgtgcattggagaccgcaatttgcgCCCATAATGACCTGAACTTTACAATGATCATGTAATTTATCTCACACTGTGAATGCCAAAAACAAAAAGAATTGCTGTATTTTCTTGCATTTCTTGTACACAAAATAACAGCATAAAAAGTGATCCAAATCTGTTATGTAGCCCAAAATGGCACCGATGGAAACTGCAAACTGCCGCACACAAGTAAAGACTACACATACCTCTTGTTGCACGAAAAATATAAACGTTGCAatcaggggcatacatagaaatcactgggccccaatagcaagaatctaaatttggccacaaccccgcccactacctacccctggcccatcccacctcctggctcctcccatgccacacccccatttgccaataaagaaatgtatacatgttctacTGAAACCATTAGAATCCTTTAAGAAATTGGTGCTGAATTCAGGTGCCTATAGCGCTTTACAATCCGTACGCTCATACACCGCTGATATGACAGTGCTGTATGGGAGTAAGGATTTCACCGGGGCTGCAGTGAGTGATGtactgcacacatcactgctcctgcctgtctgctttggtaaagccgggTATAAATGGGCTATGTCCGGCTTAAGCAGAGTGGgcgcaggacagtggacacagggtgCCATATGTATGCGAGCAGGGAGGGCGGaggtgtaggaggaaagcacactgtcctcctgagtcctctatgagcctacaggctcccccccccccccccgaaaccccactgcttgctgctgccctccccccATCAAGAATACCCATATCCAAACAATACCATATAGTACTGGTTGGATATAGGTAGTATTTTTCCCCACCCCTCCCCGagaaaaagtttataaaattctGACAaattgtgtgagagagagagagagagagagagagtcctTGTGATTCGAGTGGAATCGATTTGAACCTGAATCAGGGGTCACATTCTCTCCTTATTACTGCAATATTTAGGATGAATTGTGATTTGTGAAGTCATTTTATATGGGCATACAAAACTGATAATAAACTgataacaaataaaataatattaaaacattATACTTCAACATGATTTGCATTGGCAGCATGTTCCCTTTACTTCCTGCTGACTATCCTGCCAGTGCTATACAAATACTAATTTCCGTGTATTTCTATGAATGCGGAACAATAGAAGAGTTTTAGACTCCAAGCACAAAATGTATCTACAGAGAACAGAGGAGGCATAACCTGATGAGACATATTTCCTTGTTGACTTTTTTAATGTACTATAATTCTTATTTGCAAAATTATGTCTATCCTCAGCCTATGAATGAAGTACAGCATatattaaaggggacctgtcattaactttatgctgaccgtactgagggcagcataaaatagtgacagaaatgctgatgtcagcggtgtgtcactcatgagctaaatgtaagtggttgctgagaaccagcatcataatcattgcagcccaggccttgaaaagagtcaaatctacctgagaagagtcctggttattcatgaattattattattattatttattattaaagcaccattcattccatagcgctgtacatatgataaggggtgtacatacataatgcagacaaatgaattcctgctctcctgcccacctgctgatgattgacagtctaatacctttctgtctaggagagaactgccaatcatcagcagatgggtgagagagcaggagattaggaataaccaggactcttctcgggtggatttgactcttttccaggcctgggctgcaatgattatgatgctggttctcagcaaccacttactcttAGCTcatgagtagggttgagcaaaccgaactttaggattttgggaccccggacccgaacccgaacatttccataaaagttcgggttcggtgttcgtcgctttcttggcgctttttgaaaggctgcacagcagccaatcaacaagcgtcatactacttgccccaagaggccatcacagccatgcctactaatggcatggctgtgattggccagagcagcatgtgacccagcctctatataagcttgagtcttgtagcgccgcccgtcactctgctgttacaagtgtagggagaggatgctgctggacttgtgatttcagggagagaataggagagaatctaactcagcgatctacagacaaatagttgtgtgggtgcagggcactatcgttttaccctgccctgagctcattgaccaaaaaaatactaactttttGAATtgtgttagttaggtgggcggtagcggcggccattttatgcaagctcagcgcaccagcactgcatctgagcttttgggacattgcaaatcacaatttttttggggaaaacaaaacatctgtattagtcagtgtgcaatttaaggtagaaatacacccatcattttctggggtttgaaaaacacacttttttttcttcaaaaaacagtattttccagatctgcaagtgttaaattcaagtttaatatatacaactttcatccggtcagcgtaacaccttgaccatcaacttcagcacagccaggggtaaacgacagcaggcagttttaaaacgtatctgtttgggggacaaaccccacaccgcacaggagctgtggacgggccttgaacaacagaccgatgagtggtttgtgccagtcagcctcaagcccggtctggtggtgtgcgataatgggcgaaatctcctagcagctctgggactagccggtttgacgcacatccctttcctggcacatgtgctgaatttggtggtgcagagattccttaaaaattaccccgatatgtcagagctgctgcataaagtgcgggtcgtctgtgcacgcttttggctttctcaccctgctgctgttcgcctgtcagcgctgcagcgtaacttcggccttcccgctcacggcctcatatgcaacgtgcccacaaggtggaactccaccttgcacatactggccagactgtgcgagcagcagcaggcgatagtggagtttcagctgcagcacacacgggtgagtcgctcggcggaacagcaccactacaccaccaatgaatgggcctccatgcgagacctgttgcgctctttcgagtactccaccaacatggccagtgccgataacgctgttctcagcgttactatcccacttctatgactccttgaaaaaacgctcatggcgatgatggaagaggatgtggcacaggaggaggaggaggaggaagagggataatttcgtagggtttccggacagtcattcccaagtggctccaagggtgggttcctgcacccacaaacccaaggtacacaattgtccagccagggcatagttctggaggatgaggaggtggagggtgaggagatgcaggaggaggaaccatgttcacagtagggtggcacccagaccagctcatggccatcactcgtgcgtggatggggggatacagaggacacagacgatacacctcacaaagaggacagcttttcgttgcctctgggcagcctggcacacatgagcgattacatgctgcagtgtcaccGCAactaccgccgagttgcccacattttgacttgtgctgattactgggtggccacgctgctcgATCCCCGTTACAAGAACAACTTacagtccttaattccgtcactggagcgtgatcgtaacatTCGTGACTACAAGCGcaagctggtagacgcgctgctggtggcattcctatCTGACAGtggaggcacagtggaagcacaaggcgaaggcagaggacgaggaagaggtcgccaacgcagctggggcaccgccagcacctcaaaaggcagggttagcatggccgaaatgtggaaaagctttgtcagcacgccacaacaatcagcaccaccagctgatatggaacgtcttagcaggaggcagcatttcaccaacatggtggagcagtatatgtgcacacgcctacacgtactgaatgacgggtctgcccccttcaactgggtctccaaattgggcacattgtctgagcttgccctgcagccagtgtattatttgaacatgtgtttagcacggcagggggcatcatcacagacaagcgcagccgcctgtccacagccaacgtggaccaGGCttagatcccacaagacttgtcggtaccttgtgcagaatagacatttatgccatcatcaaacatacattcatgTACTCAAGTccagtgcaatgattctttgttttcttttttatttgtcccaatattatGGGAGCTACCtatcccaataaaaaataaataaaaaacattgttggctacctcctcctctattgctgcctccacctacaacaccacattcaccgcctcctcaacctccgactccatattcacctccttctctgagttgcaagTTAATACTTTGTAAttattagttattttattttattttaagttattttcctatccacatttgtttacagagcagttgccatgctcttaagcacattttactgccttttacatacctctagccttttcaaggactattctAGAGCCATTTcaatgcaaaaaagtgccaatttttggcgtatacaaacccctgctgtgcctgggtgacatgggcctaaatctctcaaaatcctctgttctattgctgggtgacatgaacccacttttgccgtgtatgaacccctgctgtgcctgggtgacatgggcctaaatctctcaaaatcctctattgt
The sequence above is a segment of the Bufo gargarizans isolate SCDJY-AF-19 chromosome 6, ASM1485885v1, whole genome shotgun sequence genome. Coding sequences within it:
- the LOC122939961 gene encoding procollagen C-endopeptidase enhancer 2-like; translated protein: MENTSPVFCLVLLAMNIPFNAVADNTPEKTCGGTLKEANGLVSNMFYDPPNNWCTWVIEAVPSGFVELRFNYVKMGNPPTCAFGSITIYNGFRDDANILGRICKNTDKVFYSSSNIMILEYFSDDLNYGDSFEAQYYTHVAEAR